In bacterium 336/3, the following proteins share a genomic window:
- a CDS encoding DNA-directed RNA polymerase subunit beta', with translation MSFKKSKKLSSDFNSITISLASPESILESSYGEVTQPETINYRTYKPEMGGLFCERIFGPVKDYECHCGKYKRIRYKGIICDRCGVEVTEKKVRRERMGHIELVVPVAHIWYFRSLPNKIGYLLGLPTKKLDQVIYYERYVVIQAGVVAEENRNGSGYLDFLTEDEYLDILDKLPRENQLLPDEDPNKFIAKMGAEALEMLLKRLSEKERDANGNEIPTSPTGLDKLAYDLRHQAATDNSQQRKAEALKRLKVVRAFQESKIENKPAWMIIRMVPVIPPELRPLVPLDGGRFATSDLNDLYRRVIIRNNRLKRLIEIKAPEVILRNEKRMLQEAVDSLFDNSRKVNAVRADGNRALKSLSDMLKGKQGRFRQNLLGKRVDYSGRSVIVVGPELKLHECGLPKDMAAELFKPFIIRKLIERGIVKTVKSAKKIVDRKDPVVWDILENVLKGHPILLNRAPTLHRLGIQAFQPKLIEGKAIQLHPLVCTAFNADFDGDQMAVHVPLGQEAILEASMLMLASHNILNPANGAPITVPSQDMVLGLYYITKGRKGDLGENRTFYSAEEVVIALDEGRLSKHAHIKVKAKVREGEELVEKIIDTVAGRVIFNHRCVPDEVGFINELLTKKKIQQAIGSVFKNAGMAKAAKFLDDIKDLGFQSAYKGGLSIGLNDILIPDDKEKLINEAKVEIEDIHQNYMMGLITDNERYNQVIDTWTKINSKLTGKLISDMTSDKEGFNSVFMMMDSGARGSKEQIRQLGGMRGLMAKPQKNVQGSVGEIIENPILSNFKEGLDVLEYFISTHGARKGLADTALKTADAGYLTRRLVDVAQDVIVTEDDCGTLRGITVSALKDNEDIVEPLAERILGRVSLHDVYDPLTEELIVSSGEEITEAIAERIDQTSIEDVEIRSVLTCETRRGICKKCYGRNLSTGRIVDTGEALGVIAAQSIGEPGTQLTLRTFHVGGAASNIAVDPSVKAKFAGQVDFENLRTVKSTDNDGNPIEIVITRSSEVKIVEAKTGKVLISNHMPYGAFLKVKTGESVEKGHVLCEWDPYNAVMLSEIDGVIEYDAIEEGITYKEESDQQTGFREKVIIDTKDKTKNPAIVVRMNNGEDKVYNIPVGARLAVEAGKTIKAGQVLAKLPRAIGKTRDITGGLPRVTELFEARNPSNPAIVSAIDGIVSYGTVKRGNREIIIESKDGVIKKYMVPLSKHILVQDGDFVRAGMPLSDGAITPNDILSIKGPTAVQEYLVNEIQEVYRLQGVKINDKHIEVIVRQMMQKVEVIDAGDTDFLPGQVVDKWTFRKENDRVMELKIVEEIGDSTRFKLGQPVTARELRDENSSLRRQDKKLVKVRDAQPAVSQPTLQGITQASLDTDSFISAASFQETTKVLSEAAIRGKMDDLLGLKENVIVGHLVPAGTGFRHYQKLMTQSKEEQDDMIPAKRRTKKEKVK, from the coding sequence ATGTCTTTCAAAAAAAGCAAAAAACTTTCCAGTGATTTTAACTCAATCACTATCAGTTTGGCATCGCCAGAGTCTATTTTGGAAAGTTCTTATGGTGAGGTTACACAACCCGAAACCATAAACTACCGTACCTATAAGCCTGAGATGGGTGGTTTGTTCTGTGAAAGAATTTTCGGACCTGTGAAGGATTATGAGTGTCATTGTGGAAAATATAAACGTATTCGTTATAAAGGAATCATCTGCGACCGTTGTGGTGTTGAGGTAACAGAGAAAAAAGTTCGTAGAGAGCGTATGGGGCATATCGAACTTGTTGTTCCTGTGGCTCATATTTGGTATTTCCGTTCTTTACCCAACAAAATTGGTTATTTGTTAGGTTTACCTACCAAAAAATTAGACCAAGTGATTTACTATGAACGTTATGTAGTAATTCAAGCAGGTGTGGTAGCAGAAGAAAATCGTAATGGTAGTGGGTATTTAGACTTCTTAACAGAAGATGAATACTTGGATATTTTGGATAAACTTCCAAGAGAAAACCAATTATTACCTGACGAAGATCCCAATAAGTTTATCGCTAAAATGGGTGCAGAGGCTTTAGAAATGCTCTTGAAACGTCTTTCTGAAAAAGAAAGAGATGCAAACGGCAATGAAATACCTACTAGCCCTACTGGTTTAGATAAATTGGCTTATGATTTACGTCACCAAGCAGCAACAGATAACTCTCAGCAACGTAAAGCAGAAGCTTTGAAGCGTTTGAAAGTAGTTCGTGCATTCCAAGAATCTAAAATTGAGAACAAACCTGCGTGGATGATAATTCGTATGGTGCCTGTAATTCCACCAGAATTACGTCCTCTAGTACCTTTGGATGGTGGTCGTTTTGCTACATCAGACTTGAATGATTTGTATAGAAGAGTAATTATTCGTAACAATCGTTTGAAGAGATTAATTGAAATCAAAGCTCCTGAAGTTATTTTACGTAACGAAAAACGTATGTTACAAGAAGCTGTAGATAGCTTATTTGATAACTCTCGTAAAGTAAATGCTGTTCGTGCAGATGGTAACAGAGCATTGAAGTCACTTTCTGATATGCTGAAAGGTAAACAAGGTCGTTTCCGTCAGAACTTATTGGGTAAACGTGTGGACTATTCTGGTCGTTCGGTTATCGTAGTAGGTCCTGAATTGAAACTACATGAGTGTGGTTTACCTAAAGACATGGCTGCTGAATTATTTAAGCCATTCATTATTAGAAAACTGATTGAAAGAGGTATTGTAAAAACCGTAAAATCAGCGAAGAAAATTGTAGATAGAAAAGACCCTGTGGTTTGGGATATTTTGGAAAACGTATTGAAAGGACATCCAATTCTTTTGAACCGAGCTCCAACATTACACCGTTTGGGTATTCAGGCATTCCAGCCTAAACTAATTGAAGGAAAAGCGATTCAGTTACACCCTCTTGTTTGTACAGCTTTCAACGCTGACTTTGACGGTGACCAGATGGCTGTTCACGTTCCGTTAGGACAGGAAGCTATTTTAGAGGCTTCTATGTTAATGCTTGCATCTCATAACATCTTGAACCCTGCAAATGGTGCTCCTATTACTGTACCTTCTCAGGATATGGTATTGGGCTTGTATTACATTACAAAAGGTAGAAAAGGTGATTTAGGAGAAAATAGAACTTTCTATAGTGCAGAAGAAGTTGTAATTGCACTTGATGAAGGAAGACTCTCTAAACATGCACATATCAAAGTAAAAGCAAAAGTACGTGAAGGAGAAGAGCTTGTTGAAAAAATCATTGATACTGTAGCAGGTAGAGTGATTTTCAATCATAGATGTGTTCCTGATGAAGTAGGATTTATCAATGAGTTATTAACCAAAAAGAAAATTCAGCAAGCAATTGGCTCTGTATTTAAAAATGCAGGTATGGCAAAAGCTGCTAAATTCTTGGATGATATTAAAGACTTAGGATTCCAGTCTGCTTATAAAGGTGGTTTATCTATTGGTTTGAATGATATCTTAATTCCTGATGATAAGGAAAAACTTATTAATGAAGCTAAAGTAGAAATTGAAGATATCCATCAGAACTATATGATGGGACTTATCACTGACAACGAGCGTTATAATCAAGTAATTGATACTTGGACAAAAATTAACAGCAAATTGACAGGTAAGCTTATTTCTGACATGACTAGTGATAAAGAAGGCTTCAACTCTGTATTCATGATGATGGATTCTGGAGCGAGAGGTTCTAAAGAACAAATCCGTCAGTTAGGTGGTATGCGTGGTCTGATGGCAAAACCTCAGAAAAATGTACAAGGTTCTGTTGGTGAAATTATAGAAAACCCAATTCTTTCTAACTTTAAAGAAGGTTTGGACGTATTGGAGTATTTTATCTCTACACACGGTGCTAGAAAAGGTCTTGCAGATACAGCTTTAAAAACTGCGGATGCTGGTTACTTAACTCGTCGTTTGGTAGATGTTGCTCAAGATGTGATTGTTACGGAAGATGATTGTGGTACATTGCGTGGCATAACAGTTTCTGCCCTCAAAGACAACGAAGATATTGTTGAACCTCTTGCAGAACGTATTTTAGGTAGAGTTTCATTACATGATGTTTATGATCCTCTTACAGAAGAATTAATAGTATCTTCAGGTGAGGAAATTACAGAAGCAATTGCAGAGCGTATTGATCAAACAAGTATTGAAGATGTTGAAATTCGTTCAGTGCTTACTTGTGAAACACGTAGAGGTATTTGTAAGAAATGTTATGGTAGAAACTTATCTACAGGTAGAATTGTAGATACAGGAGAGGCATTAGGCGTAATAGCTGCTCAATCCATTGGTGAACCAGGTACACAGCTTACACTTCGTACATTCCACGTGGGTGGTGCAGCATCCAACATTGCTGTTGATCCTTCTGTAAAAGCTAAATTTGCTGGTCAGGTAGATTTTGAAAACTTGAGAACTGTAAAATCAACAGATAATGATGGTAACCCTATCGAAATTGTGATTACTCGTTCTTCTGAAGTAAAAATTGTAGAAGCTAAGACTGGTAAAGTGTTGATTTCTAATCACATGCCTTATGGAGCTTTCTTGAAAGTAAAAACAGGTGAAAGTGTAGAAAAAGGACATGTTCTTTGCGAATGGGACCCTTATAATGCCGTTATGTTATCTGAAATTGATGGTGTTATTGAGTATGATGCAATTGAGGAAGGAATTACTTATAAGGAGGAATCTGACCAACAAACAGGTTTCCGTGAAAAAGTAATTATTGATACCAAAGATAAAACGAAAAACCCTGCAATTGTTGTAAGAATGAACAATGGTGAGGATAAAGTTTATAATATTCCTGTAGGAGCTCGTTTAGCAGTAGAAGCTGGTAAAACGATCAAAGCTGGTCAGGTACTTGCTAAACTACCAAGAGCTATCGGAAAAACAAGAGATATTACAGGTGGTTTGCCTCGTGTAACAGAATTGTTTGAAGCTCGTAATCCATCAAATCCTGCAATTGTAAGTGCTATTGATGGTATAGTATCATATGGAACTGTAAAACGTGGTAATAGAGAGATTATTATCGAATCGAAAGATGGTGTAATAAAGAAATACATGGTACCTCTTTCTAAGCATATCTTGGTACAAGATGGAGACTTTGTAAGAGCTGGTATGCCTCTTTCTGATGGAGCGATTACTCCTAATGATATTTTATCTATCAAAGGACCAACAGCCGTACAAGAATATCTTGTAAATGAAATTCAAGAAGTTTACCGTCTGCAAGGTGTAAAAATCAATGACAAACACATTGAGGTAATTGTACGCCAAATGATGCAGAAAGTAGAAGTAATTGATGCTGGTGACACAGACTTCTTACCTGGACAGGTAGTAGACAAATGGACGTTCCGTAAGGAAAACGACCGTGTCATGGAACTTAAAATTGTAGAAGAAATAGGTGATTCTACTCGCTTCAAATTAGGACAACCTGTTACTGCTCGTGAGCTAAGAGATGAAAACTCATCTTTGCGTAGACAAGACAAAAAACTTGTAAAAGTACGTGATGCTCAGCCTGCAGTTTCTCAACCTACACTACAAGGTATTACACAAGCTTCATTGGATACTGATAGCTTTATCTCTGCTGCATCGTTCCAAGAAACGACTAAAGTATTGAGTGAAGCAGCTATTCGTGGAAAAATGGATGACTTGTTAGGTTTGAAAGAGAACGTAATTGTAGGACACTTGGTACCTGCTGGTACAGGCTTTAGACACTATCAGAAATTGATGACTCAGTCTAAAGAAGAACAAGATGATATGATCCCTGCAAAACGTAGAACGAAGAAAGAAAAAGTAAAATAA
- the rpoB gene encoding DNA-directed RNA polymerase subunit beta (DNA-dependent RNA polymerase catalyzes the transcription of DNA into RNA using the four ribonucleoside triphosphates as substrates; beta subunit is part of the catalytic core which binds with a sigma factor to produce the holoenzyme): MAERISFASVKNIVDYPDFLDIQLQSFQDFFQLETPAENRAKEGLYKVFMENFPISDSRENFVLDFIDYTIDPPKYSIEECIDRGLTYSVPLKAKLKLSCNDEDNEEFQTIEQEVFLGNIPYMTEKGSFIINGAERVIVSQLHRSPGVFFAMSKHTNGTKLYSARIIPFKGSWIEFATDVNNVMYAYIDRKKKFPVTTLLRAIGFGTDKEILDIFGLSEEIAVNPKNLKKAVGRRLAARVLRTWTEDFVDEDTGEVVSIDRNEVLLERDSFIREEDIDVIVDANVTSIIVHREDINITDYQIIYNTLQKDNSNSEKEAVEQIYRQLRNTEAPDEQTARDIIQNLFFSDKRYDLGDVGRYRMNKKLSLDISMDTRVLTREDIISIVKYLIGLINSKAVVDDIDHLSNRRVRTVGEQLYAQFGVGLARMARTIKERMNVRDNEDFKPVDLINARTLSSVINSFFGTNQLSQFMDQTNPLAEITHKRRMSALGPGGLSRERAGFEVRDVHYTHYGRLCTIETPEGPNIGLISSLCVHAKINSMGFIETPYFKVNEGKIDIQDMVFLSAEEEDGQHIAQANAKIDDKGQLLVDAVKVRFEGDFPLVSPEEVAYMDIAPNQIVSVAASLIPFLEHDDANRALMGSNMQRQAVPLLKPESPIVGTGLEKRVALDSRTLILAEKDGIVDYVDANKIVIRYEYNEDELLVSFEGNTRTYQLTKFRRTNQDTCINLVPLVNKGEVVKKGQPLCEGYATNDGELALGRNLMVAFMPWQGYNFEDAIVISEKVVREDWFTSIHIEEYELEVRDTKRGEEELTSEIPNVSEEAVRNLDENGIVRTGTEVKEGDILIGKITPKGETDPTPEEKLLRAIFGDKAGDVKDASLRVPPSIKGVVIDTKLFSRPKKDKDLRKKSKDDVKTLMKNYGKELTDLRSDVISKMTQLLDGKASQGVRHKFGEELISKGMKFNKSNIDKNLFADKNPYRDESAYNIPEEVNLIADVVLENWTADDKTNGLIIELVKNYLKKRNEISGRFKRERFAMEVGDELPTGIVKLAKVYIAKKRKLKVGDKMAGRHGNKGVVARIVREEDMPFLETGLPVDIVLNPLGVPSRMNIGQIYETILGWAGLKLGRKYATPIFDGASEEEVINEIKEANIPAFGRTELYDGLTGEKFDQPVTVGVIYMLKLGHLVDDKMHARSIGPYSLITQQPLGGKAQFGGQRFGEMEVWALEAFGAAHILQEILTVKSDDVIGRAKTYEAIVKGELLPKPNIPESFNVLVHELRGLALEITLT, from the coding sequence ATGGCTGAGAGAATTAGTTTCGCTTCCGTTAAGAACATTGTGGATTATCCAGATTTTCTTGATATTCAGTTACAATCTTTTCAAGATTTCTTCCAGTTAGAAACCCCTGCTGAAAATCGTGCTAAAGAGGGGCTTTATAAGGTATTTATGGAGAATTTCCCTATTAGCGATTCTCGTGAAAACTTTGTACTGGATTTTATAGATTACACCATAGACCCTCCCAAATATTCTATTGAAGAGTGTATTGATAGGGGGCTTACTTATTCTGTTCCATTGAAGGCAAAATTAAAGCTATCTTGCAATGATGAGGACAACGAAGAATTTCAAACAATTGAGCAAGAAGTCTTTTTAGGAAATATTCCTTACATGACTGAAAAAGGCTCTTTCATTATCAACGGTGCTGAAAGAGTAATCGTTTCTCAGTTACACCGTTCTCCAGGGGTGTTCTTTGCGATGAGCAAACACACTAACGGTACAAAACTTTATTCTGCAAGAATTATCCCTTTCAAAGGTTCTTGGATAGAGTTTGCTACAGACGTAAATAACGTAATGTATGCTTACATTGACCGTAAAAAGAAATTTCCTGTAACTACTTTGCTTAGAGCAATTGGTTTTGGAACAGATAAAGAAATTTTAGACATCTTTGGACTTTCTGAAGAAATAGCAGTAAACCCTAAAAATCTGAAAAAAGCTGTTGGAAGACGTTTAGCTGCTCGTGTGTTACGTACTTGGACAGAAGATTTCGTGGATGAAGATACTGGTGAGGTTGTGTCTATTGACCGTAATGAGGTTCTTTTAGAACGTGATTCATTTATTAGAGAAGAAGATATTGATGTAATCGTAGATGCAAATGTTACTTCTATTATTGTACATAGAGAAGACATCAACATTACAGATTACCAAATCATATACAATACATTACAAAAAGATAACTCAAATTCTGAAAAAGAGGCTGTTGAGCAAATTTATCGTCAGTTGCGTAATACAGAAGCTCCTGATGAGCAAACAGCTCGTGATATTATTCAGAACTTGTTCTTTTCTGACAAACGTTACGATTTAGGAGATGTAGGAAGATACAGAATGAATAAGAAATTGAGTTTAGATATTAGTATGGACACTCGTGTACTTACACGTGAAGACATCATTAGTATTGTAAAATACTTGATAGGATTGATTAACTCGAAAGCTGTAGTGGATGATATTGACCACTTGTCAAATCGTCGTGTTCGTACAGTTGGAGAGCAACTATATGCTCAATTTGGTGTAGGTCTTGCTCGTATGGCTCGTACCATCAAAGAAAGAATGAACGTAAGAGATAACGAAGATTTCAAACCAGTAGATTTGATTAATGCAAGAACATTGTCTTCTGTAATTAACTCATTTTTTGGAACAAATCAGTTGTCTCAGTTCATGGATCAAACCAATCCACTTGCTGAAATCACGCACAAGAGAAGAATGTCAGCACTTGGTCCTGGTGGTCTTTCTCGTGAAAGAGCTGGTTTTGAGGTTCGTGACGTTCATTACACACACTATGGACGTTTGTGTACTATCGAAACGCCTGAAGGTCCAAACATTGGTTTGATTTCATCGCTTTGCGTACACGCAAAAATCAATTCAATGGGTTTCATTGAAACACCTTATTTTAAAGTAAATGAAGGTAAAATAGACATTCAAGACATGGTCTTTTTATCTGCTGAAGAAGAGGATGGTCAGCACATTGCACAAGCAAATGCAAAAATAGATGATAAAGGTCAGCTACTTGTAGATGCTGTAAAAGTACGTTTTGAAGGTGATTTCCCTTTGGTGTCACCAGAAGAAGTGGCTTATATGGATATTGCTCCTAATCAAATTGTATCAGTTGCAGCATCCTTGATTCCTTTCTTAGAACATGATGATGCGAACCGTGCTTTGATGGGTTCAAACATGCAACGTCAAGCAGTACCTTTATTGAAGCCTGAATCGCCTATTGTTGGTACAGGTTTAGAAAAAAGAGTTGCTTTGGACTCAAGAACATTGATTTTAGCAGAAAAAGATGGTATTGTAGATTATGTAGATGCTAATAAAATTGTAATCCGTTATGAATATAATGAAGATGAATTATTAGTATCTTTTGAAGGAAATACCAGAACATATCAATTAACTAAATTCAGAAGAACTAACCAAGATACTTGTATCAACTTAGTACCTCTTGTGAACAAAGGTGAAGTTGTTAAAAAAGGACAGCCACTTTGTGAAGGATATGCAACCAATGATGGAGAGCTTGCTCTTGGAAGAAACTTGATGGTTGCGTTCATGCCTTGGCAAGGATATAACTTTGAAGATGCGATTGTAATTTCTGAAAAAGTTGTTCGTGAAGACTGGTTCACTTCTATTCATATTGAAGAGTACGAATTAGAAGTTCGTGATACAAAACGTGGTGAAGAAGAATTAACTTCTGAAATTCCGAATGTGAGTGAAGAAGCTGTAAGAAATCTTGACGAAAATGGTATTGTTCGTACAGGTACGGAAGTAAAAGAAGGTGATATTTTAATTGGTAAAATTACTCCCAAAGGAGAAACAGACCCTACTCCTGAAGAAAAACTTTTAAGAGCTATCTTTGGAGATAAAGCAGGTGATGTAAAAGATGCGTCTCTACGTGTTCCTCCTTCTATCAAAGGTGTAGTAATTGATACTAAATTGTTCTCAAGACCTAAGAAAGATAAAGATTTACGTAAAAAATCGAAAGATGACGTAAAAACTTTGATGAAAAACTATGGTAAAGAACTTACAGATTTACGTAGTGATGTTATTTCTAAAATGACACAATTACTGGATGGTAAAGCTTCTCAAGGTGTTCGTCATAAATTTGGAGAGGAATTAATCTCTAAAGGGATGAAATTTAATAAGTCTAATATTGATAAAAACTTATTTGCAGATAAAAACCCTTACAGAGATGAAAGTGCTTACAACATCCCTGAAGAAGTGAATTTGATTGCAGATGTAGTATTAGAAAACTGGACAGCTGATGATAAAACCAATGGTTTGATTATCGAACTTGTAAAAAACTATCTTAAAAAGCGTAATGAAATTTCAGGTCGCTTCAAAAGAGAGCGTTTTGCAATGGAAGTAGGAGATGAATTACCAACAGGTATCGTAAAACTTGCTAAAGTTTATATTGCTAAAAAACGTAAACTAAAAGTAGGTGATAAAATGGCTGGTCGTCACGGTAACAAAGGGGTTGTAGCTCGTATTGTTCGTGAAGAAGATATGCCATTCTTAGAAACTGGATTGCCTGTGGATATTGTATTGAATCCTCTAGGTGTACCTTCTCGTATGAACATTGGTCAGATTTATGAAACTATTTTGGGATGGGCAGGTTTGAAATTAGGGAGAAAATATGCAACCCCTATCTTTGATGGTGCAAGTGAAGAAGAAGTTATCAATGAGATTAAGGAGGCAAATATCCCTGCATTTGGTAGAACTGAATTGTATGATGGTTTGACTGGTGAGAAATTCGACCAACCTGTAACAGTAGGGGTTATCTACATGCTGAAATTAGGACACTTGGTAGATGACAAGATGCACGCTCGTTCTATTGGACCTTACTCACTCATTACACAACAACCTTTGGGTGGTAAAGCTCAGTTCGGTGGTCAGCGTTTTGGAGAGATGGAAGTTTGGGCTCTTGAAGCGTTTGGAGCAGCTCATATCTTACAGGAAATCTTGACTGTGAAGTCTGATGATGTAATTGGTAGAGCGAAAACGTATGAAGCAATTGTGAAAGGTGAATTATTACCGAAGCCTAATATCCCTGAATCATTCAATGTACTTGTACATGAGTTGAGAGGTTTGGCTCTAGAAATAACCCTTACTTAA
- a CDS encoding 50S ribosomal protein L7/L12, producing MADLKAFAEQLVNLTVKEVSELAKILKDEYGIEPAAAAPVMMAASNDGGAAVAEKTSFDVILKAAGPNKLNVVKLVKDLTGLPLTEAKAVVDGAPKSIKEGVSKDEAEALRKQLTEAGAEVEVK from the coding sequence ATGGCAGATTTAAAAGCATTCGCTGAACAATTAGTGAACTTGACTGTAAAAGAAGTGAGTGAGCTTGCTAAAATTTTGAAAGATGAGTATGGTATCGAGCCTGCAGCAGCAGCTCCTGTGATGATGGCTGCATCAAATGATGGCGGTGCTGCAGTTGCTGAGAAAACATCATTTGATGTAATCTTAAAAGCAGCTGGTCCTAACAAATTGAACGTAGTGAAATTAGTTAAAGATTTAACAGGTCTTCCTCTTACTGAAGCTAAAGCTGTAGTTGATGGTGCTCCTAAGTCTATCAAAGAAGGCGTTAGCAAAGACGAAGCAGAAGCTTTAAGAAAACAACTTACTGAAGCTGGTGCAGAAGTAGAAGTGAAGTAA
- a CDS encoding 50S ribosomal protein L10, protein MTREEKTVIIEELKQKFAETPYFYIVDASGFSVAQDNDLRRTCFNADIEYRVVKNTLIKKALEGLNADYSPFVSEKVLKGYSGIMFSTEVGNKPARLIKDFRKKNNTEKPLLKGASIDTGLFIGNTQLDTLANLKSKMELLGDIIGALQSPAQNVISGLQGQGSKIAGILQTLEEKKS, encoded by the coding sequence ATGACAAGAGAAGAAAAAACAGTCATCATTGAGGAATTAAAGCAAAAATTTGCTGAAACCCCTTATTTTTATATCGTTGATGCAAGTGGATTTTCAGTGGCTCAAGATAACGATTTGCGTAGAACATGTTTCAATGCAGATATCGAATATAGAGTTGTAAAAAATACACTAATCAAGAAAGCTTTGGAAGGCTTGAATGCAGATTATTCTCCATTCGTTTCTGAAAAAGTATTAAAAGGTTATTCTGGTATTATGTTCTCTACAGAAGTAGGTAACAAACCTGCTCGTCTTATCAAAGACTTCAGAAAGAAAAATAATACAGAGAAACCTCTTTTGAAAGGTGCATCAATTGATACAGGTTTATTTATTGGAAATACCCAATTAGATACACTTGCGAATCTTAAATCCAAAATGGAATTACTGGGCGACATCATTGGTGCGTTACAGTCTCCTGCACAGAATGTTATTTCTGGTTTGCAAGGTCAGGGAAGCAAAATCGCTGGTATTCTTCAAACTTTGGAAGAGAAAAAATCATAA
- a CDS encoding 50S ribosomal protein L1 — translation MGKLTKNQKAAVAKFDNTKSYSLLDAAKILKEITFTKFDASVDIDVRLGVDPRKSDQMVRGVVALPHGVGKDVRVLVLCPPDKEEEAKAAGADYVGMDEFITKIEGGWTDIDVIITTPTAMAKVGRLGKVLGPRGLMPNPKSGTVTMEVGKAVTEVKAGKIDFKVDKTGIIHTSIGKISFSPEKIMENAVELINVINKLKPSSAKGTYVKSISLSTTMSPGVSIDKNTVA, via the coding sequence ATGGGAAAACTCACAAAAAATCAGAAGGCGGCTGTTGCCAAATTCGATAATACCAAAAGCTACTCTTTGTTGGATGCGGCAAAAATCTTGAAAGAGATTACCTTTACTAAATTTGATGCATCTGTAGATATTGACGTTCGTTTGGGCGTTGATCCTCGTAAATCAGACCAAATGGTAAGAGGTGTAGTTGCATTGCCTCATGGAGTAGGTAAAGATGTTCGCGTGCTTGTACTTTGTCCTCCTGATAAGGAAGAAGAGGCAAAAGCAGCAGGAGCTGATTACGTAGGAATGGATGAATTCATCACAAAGATTGAAGGTGGCTGGACAGATATTGATGTAATCATTACAACTCCTACAGCAATGGCAAAAGTAGGACGTTTAGGTAAAGTATTAGGTCCTCGTGGCTTGATGCCAAACCCTAAGTCAGGAACGGTAACCATGGAGGTTGGAAAAGCCGTAACAGAAGTAAAAGCTGGTAAAATTGACTTCAAAGTTGATAAAACTGGTATTATTCATACTTCTATTGGTAAAATTTCTTTCTCTCCAGAAAAAATAATGGAAAATGCAGTAGAACTTATCAACGTAATCAATAAATTGAAGCCTTCTTCAGCTAAAGGAACTTACGTGAAGTCTATCTCACTTTCTACTACAATGAGTCCAGGAGTGTCAATCGATAAAAATACTGTAGCGTAA
- a CDS encoding 50S ribosomal protein L11 has protein sequence MAKEVAGYLKLQVKGGQANPSPPIGPALGSKGINIMEFCKQFNARTQDKPGQVVPVLITYYTDKSFDFIIKTPPAAVLLKDAIKKQTGSAEPNRKKVGDVNWEQVKQIAEIKMPDLNCFTIESAMKMIAGTARSLGITVSGKAPWDNN, from the coding sequence ATGGCAAAAGAAGTAGCAGGATACCTCAAACTTCAAGTAAAAGGCGGTCAGGCAAACCCTTCGCCACCAATTGGACCAGCTTTGGGTTCAAAGGGTATAAACATTATGGAGTTCTGTAAGCAGTTTAATGCCCGTACCCAAGATAAACCAGGTCAGGTTGTCCCTGTTTTGATTACGTATTATACGGATAAGTCTTTTGACTTTATCATCAAAACACCTCCTGCAGCTGTATTACTAAAAGACGCTATCAAGAAACAAACAGGTTCTGCTGAGCCTAACCGTAAAAAAGTCGGTGATGTGAACTGGGAGCAAGTAAAACAGATTGCAGAGATAAAGATGCCTGATTTGAACTGTTTCACAATTGAGTCGGCAATGAAAATGATTGCAGGAACTGCCCGCAGTTTAGGTATCACCGTAAGTGGAAAAGCCCCTTGGGATAACAACTAA
- a CDS encoding antitermination protein NusG encodes MSKLNWYVLRAVAGQEKKVKNYIDNEIARQKLEEFVPQVLIPTEKVYEVRNGKKKVREKSFFPGYILIYADLSHGEAMHTLKNIPGVLGFLEGTAREDEQDTQGKKGYSKQPLPLRQSEVNRILGKVDEEAESVAKMESSFIVGEHIRVIDGPFSGFDAIVEQVFDERKKLNVMVKVFGRSTPLELSYVQVEKID; translated from the coding sequence ATGAGCAAGCTGAATTGGTATGTTTTGCGAGCAGTAGCTGGGCAAGAAAAAAAAGTGAAAAACTACATAGACAACGAGATAGCTCGCCAAAAACTAGAGGAATTTGTACCCCAAGTACTTATCCCAACAGAAAAAGTCTATGAGGTACGTAATGGAAAGAAAAAAGTTAGAGAAAAATCATTCTTCCCGGGGTATATCTTGATTTATGCAGATCTTTCTCATGGAGAGGCAATGCACACACTCAAAAATATACCAGGTGTACTTGGATTCTTAGAAGGTACTGCCCGTGAAGATGAACAAGACACACAAGGCAAAAAAGGATATTCTAAACAACCACTGCCTTTACGTCAATCTGAAGTAAACAGAATACTTGGTAAAGTAGATGAAGAAGCAGAAAGTGTAGCAAAAATGGAATCTTCTTTTATTGTAGGAGAGCACATCAGAGTGATAGATGGACCATTTAGCGGATTTGATGCAATCGTAGAGCAAGTATTTGACGAAAGAAAGAAGCTCAATGTGATGGTGAAAGTTTTTGGCAGAAGCACGCCTTTAGAACTAAGCTATGTACAAGTAGAAAAAATAGATTAA